One Bacillus sp. 1780r2a1 DNA segment encodes these proteins:
- a CDS encoding dihydroorotate dehydrogenase electron transfer subunit, which yields MNKHEMMQVVKQRPLTHNVYELTLKGELVRFMNEPGQFVHIRVENQYLPLLRRPISIAEINQDANEFKMIYRAEGAGTKLLASKQSGEAVDVLGPLGHGFPTDVLESGKTAVLVGGGIGVPPLYELSKRLTAKGIKVVHILGFQSAADVFYEKEFNELGDTHIATVDGTWGIKGFVTDIIDQLQLPYDTMFSCGPTPMLRALEANYSDKPLYISLEERMGCGIGACFACVCRQNEESNAYKKICSDGPVFQAGEVLL from the coding sequence ATGAACAAACATGAAATGATGCAAGTCGTCAAACAGCGTCCTTTAACTCATAACGTTTACGAATTAACACTGAAAGGCGAGCTTGTTCGTTTCATGAATGAGCCTGGTCAGTTCGTTCACATTCGCGTTGAAAATCAGTATTTGCCTCTTTTAAGAAGGCCGATTAGCATCGCTGAAATTAATCAAGATGCAAATGAGTTTAAGATGATTTATCGTGCGGAAGGTGCGGGAACAAAGCTGCTTGCTAGCAAGCAATCAGGCGAAGCAGTAGATGTGTTAGGACCTTTAGGTCACGGGTTTCCAACAGATGTACTAGAAAGTGGGAAAACAGCTGTATTGGTAGGTGGAGGAATTGGAGTTCCTCCTCTATACGAGCTGTCCAAACGATTAACAGCAAAAGGAATTAAGGTTGTTCATATACTAGGCTTTCAGTCAGCTGCTGATGTGTTTTATGAAAAAGAATTTAACGAGCTAGGAGATACGCATATTGCAACGGTAGATGGAACGTGGGGAATAAAAGGGTTTGTGACGGATATAATCGATCAGCTTCAGCTGCCGTACGATACGATGTTCTCTTGTGGTCCAACGCCTATGCTACGTGCTTTAGAAGCAAACTATAGCGATAAGCCCCTTTATATTTCATTAGAGGAAAGAATGGGTTGTGGAATTGGAGCTTGTTTTGCATGTGTCTGTCGTCAAAATGAAGAGTCTAATGCATATAAGAAAATTTGTAGTGATGGACCGGTTTTCCAAGCAGGGGAGGTGCTTTTATGA
- the lspA gene encoding signal peptidase II, with protein MFYYMIALAIIIFDQLTKWIVVKEMELGESIPVVENFLYITSHRNRGAAWGILEGQMWFFYAITVVVVIGLIVYIRKINKADKWLGVALGLMLGGAIGNFIDRVFRQEVVDFVNTYIFTYDFPIFNVADSALVVGVGIMFILTLFEGKQKKESTKE; from the coding sequence TTGTTTTATTATATGATCGCTTTAGCTATTATTATTTTTGACCAGTTAACAAAGTGGATTGTAGTTAAAGAAATGGAACTTGGTGAAAGCATTCCGGTGGTTGAAAACTTTTTGTATATTACTTCACATCGAAACAGAGGAGCAGCTTGGGGCATCTTAGAGGGACAAATGTGGTTTTTTTATGCCATTACTGTTGTTGTTGTAATAGGGCTTATCGTGTATATTCGCAAAATAAATAAAGCGGATAAGTGGCTTGGAGTAGCGCTTGGACTGATGTTAGGTGGAGCAATAGGAAACTTTATTGACCGTGTTTTTCGCCAAGAAGTGGTGGATTTCGTTAATACATACATTTTCACATACGATTTTCCAATCTTTAACGTTGCGGATTCAGCATTGGTAGTCGGTGTTGGAATTATGTTTATCCTCACGTTATTTGAAGGAAAGCAAAAGAAGGAGAGCACGAAAGAATGA
- a CDS encoding NCS2 family nucleobase:cation symporter, which yields MKQQIILDIHDRPSPIKWLALSIQHLFAMFGATILVPFLVGLSPAVALVSSGVGTLAFLLITRGQVPAYLGSSFAFIAPIISAKATLGPEQAMVGCFLAGLVYGIVALVIKGTGINWVMKILPPIVVGPVIIVIGLGLANTAVSMAMNDADGNYSSQYLLVALVTLAITVICSVYFKNIISLIPIFIGIVGGYLFAYTQGLVSLKEVKEAPFIAVPDFYIPFVSYTPSISLGIILVMVPVAVVTLSEHIGHLLVLNKIVDRNYIEKPGLHRTVLGDGVATMLAGLIGGPPNTTYGENIGVLAITRVFSVFVLGGAAVIAILFGFSGKVTALISSVPSPVMGGVSILLFGIIAASGLRMMVDGQVDLGDKRNLVIASIILVLGVGGAHLELSEQVQIDGMALATIVGIILNLVLPKSKEQEAVTSEVEEMQGNQKIS from the coding sequence ATGAAACAACAAATTATACTCGATATACACGATCGACCAAGTCCGATAAAATGGTTAGCTCTTAGTATTCAGCACCTGTTTGCGATGTTTGGAGCAACGATTTTAGTTCCGTTTCTAGTAGGATTAAGCCCAGCCGTAGCACTTGTATCAAGTGGAGTGGGGACCCTGGCATTTCTGCTAATTACGCGAGGGCAAGTACCGGCTTACCTTGGGTCATCCTTTGCGTTTATCGCACCAATTATTTCAGCCAAAGCAACGCTTGGACCTGAACAGGCCATGGTGGGGTGTTTCCTAGCAGGGTTAGTATACGGAATTGTAGCTCTTGTTATTAAAGGAACAGGAATTAACTGGGTCATGAAGATATTGCCACCAATCGTAGTAGGGCCCGTTATCATTGTAATTGGCTTGGGCTTAGCGAACACGGCTGTAAGCATGGCGATGAATGATGCTGATGGGAATTACAGCAGTCAATACCTGCTTGTAGCCCTTGTTACACTCGCTATTACGGTCATTTGCTCAGTATACTTTAAAAATATTATTAGCTTGATTCCAATCTTTATCGGAATTGTTGGAGGCTATCTTTTTGCCTATACACAAGGCTTAGTAAGCTTAAAAGAAGTAAAAGAAGCACCATTCATTGCAGTCCCAGATTTTTATATTCCATTCGTGTCCTACACGCCATCGATTTCGCTAGGCATTATTCTAGTCATGGTCCCTGTAGCTGTAGTGACGCTTTCAGAACATATTGGACATCTGCTGGTGTTAAATAAGATTGTGGATCGTAACTATATTGAAAAGCCAGGCTTGCATCGCACTGTGTTAGGTGATGGAGTTGCAACGATGCTTGCAGGCTTAATCGGAGGTCCTCCTAATACAACATACGGTGAAAACATCGGAGTACTTGCAATTACAAGAGTGTTTAGCGTCTTTGTACTAGGAGGAGCAGCGGTCATTGCCATCTTGTTTGGATTTAGTGGAAAAGTGACGGCGCTTATTTCAAGCGTACCTTCACCAGTCATGGGTGGTGTATCAATCCTCTTGTTTGGAATTATAGCTGCATCAGGGCTGCGCATGATGGTTGACGGACAGGTTGACCTTGGAGATAAACGCAACTTAGTCATCGCATCAATCATTCTCGTATTAGGAGTTGGGGGAGCACACCTTGAGCTTTCTGAACAAGTACAGATCGACGGAATGGCACTTGCAACGATTGTAGGAATCATCTTAAACCTTGTACTGCCAAAATCGAAAGAACAAGAAGCTGTGACTTCAGAAGTGGAAGAAATGCAAGGAAATCAAAAAATTTCATAA
- the pyrR gene encoding bifunctional pyr operon transcriptional regulator/uracil phosphoribosyltransferase PyrR: MNVKATVLDNQAIRRALTRIAHEIIEKNKGIDNCVLVGIKTRGIYIAKRLAERIEQIEGKTLPVGELDITLYRDDLSKVTNNDEPLVKGSDIPTDITSKNVILVDDVLYTGRTVRAALDALIDIGRPELIQLAVLVDRGHRELPIRADYVGKNVPTAKSEKIAVQLAEVDELDQVAIYEK; this comes from the coding sequence ATGAATGTAAAAGCAACTGTACTAGATAACCAAGCAATTCGTCGCGCATTAACAAGAATCGCGCATGAGATTATTGAAAAGAATAAAGGGATTGATAACTGCGTCCTTGTTGGAATCAAGACGCGTGGAATTTATATAGCAAAGCGTCTAGCTGAGCGTATTGAACAAATTGAAGGAAAAACGCTACCAGTTGGAGAGCTAGATATTACGCTTTACCGAGATGATTTATCAAAAGTAACGAATAATGATGAGCCACTTGTAAAGGGATCGGATATCCCTACAGATATTACAAGCAAAAACGTCATATTGGTTGATGACGTATTGTATACGGGTCGTACGGTTCGTGCAGCGCTGGATGCGCTCATTGATATCGGCAGACCTGAGCTAATTCAGCTAGCTGTGCTTGTGGATCGAGGCCATCGAGAGCTTCCGATTCGTGCGGACTACGTTGGGAAAAACGTGCCAACAGCGAAGTCAGAAAAAATTGCCGTTCAGTTAGCAGAAGTTGATGAACTGGACCAAGTAGCCATTTACGAAAAATAA
- a CDS encoding carbamoyl phosphate synthase small subunit has translation MQRQLILEDGTVFIGEGFGSEREMTGEVVFNTGMTGYQEILSDPSYCAQIVTLTYPMIGNYGINRDDFESIEPAVHGLIVKEVCEVPSNFRSELSVDEFLKQKDIPGLAGIDTRKLTRKIRQYGTLRGRVCGMDVNVEEVVASLKSYSLPTDSVEKVSTTNAYPSPGRGQKVVLVDYGMKHGILRELTARQCDVIVVPYNVTAEEILRLNPDGIMLSNGPGDPKDVPEAIDMINGILGKVPLFGICLGHQLFSLACGADTEKMKFGHRGSNHPVKDLRTNKVALTSQNHGYTVREASLENTDLEITHIALNDGTVEGVKHTKYPAFTVQYHPEASPGPEDANGLFNEFMELMKNNQKVGNC, from the coding sequence ATGCAACGTCAACTAATTTTAGAAGATGGAACAGTATTTATTGGGGAAGGATTTGGGAGCGAAAGAGAGATGACGGGAGAAGTTGTCTTTAATACAGGAATGACGGGATATCAAGAGATTCTATCAGATCCCTCTTACTGCGCGCAAATCGTCACTTTAACATATCCTATGATTGGAAATTACGGAATTAACCGCGATGATTTTGAATCGATTGAACCAGCTGTGCACGGTTTAATTGTTAAAGAAGTTTGCGAAGTTCCATCAAATTTCAGAAGTGAACTTTCAGTTGATGAGTTTTTAAAACAAAAAGACATTCCGGGTTTAGCTGGAATTGATACGCGCAAACTAACGCGTAAAATTCGTCAATACGGCACGCTTCGCGGTCGAGTATGTGGGATGGATGTGAACGTAGAAGAAGTAGTTGCAAGTCTTAAAAGCTACAGCTTGCCAACAGATTCAGTTGAAAAAGTATCAACAACAAATGCATATCCAAGTCCAGGACGCGGTCAAAAAGTAGTACTAGTTGACTATGGAATGAAGCACGGTATTCTTAGAGAATTAACGGCTCGCCAGTGTGACGTTATCGTAGTCCCTTACAATGTGACTGCAGAAGAGATTCTTCGCTTGAACCCAGATGGAATAATGCTTAGCAACGGGCCTGGAGACCCAAAAGATGTGCCGGAAGCTATCGATATGATTAACGGGATTTTAGGGAAAGTACCTCTGTTCGGAATTTGCTTAGGACATCAATTGTTTTCATTAGCCTGCGGAGCAGATACAGAGAAAATGAAGTTTGGTCATAGAGGTTCTAACCACCCTGTAAAAGATTTACGAACAAATAAAGTTGCTCTTACTTCTCAAAATCACGGCTATACGGTACGTGAAGCATCACTAGAAAATACGGATTTAGAAATTACGCATATCGCGTTAAATGATGGAACAGTTGAAGGAGTTAAGCATACGAAGTATCCAGCGTTTACTGTACAATATCATCCAGAAGCATCACCTGGACCAGAGGACGCAAACGGATTATTTAATGAGTTTATGGAACTTATGAAAAACAATCAGAAAGTAGGTAATTGCTAA
- the carB gene encoding carbamoyl-phosphate synthase large subunit, translating into MPKRQDIQTILVIGSGPIVIGQAAEFDYAGAQACIALKEEGYKVILVNSNPATIMTDSEMADKVYIEPLTVEFVSSIIRKERPDALLPTLGGQTGLNLAVELHNTGILEEFNVEILGTKLSAIEQAEDREQFRSLMNELNQPVPASEIIHTLDEAYSFVEEVDYPVIVRPAYTLGGTGGGICHNEQELIEIVTSGLKHSPVTQCLLEKSIAGFKEIEYEVMRDANDNAIVVCNMENFDPVGIHTGDSIVVAPSQTLSDREYQLLRNASLTIIRALKIEGGCNVQLALDPESFQYYVIEVNPRVSRSSALASKATGYPIAKLAAKIAVGLTLDEMMNPVTGKTYACFEPALDYIVSKIPRWPFDKFESANRKLGTQMKATGEVMAIGRTFEESLLKAVRSLEANVHHLELKDAHEFSDEIIEKRIRKAGDERLFYIAEAIRRGVTIEQIHDWSKIDLFFLVKLERVIRFESVLKEEVHNIEVLQKAKEMGFADDTIAKLWNQSEREVYDFRKQNGVTPVYKTVDTCAAEFESSTPYFYGTFEEENESIVTDRKSVMVLGSGPIRIGQGIEFDYATVHSVWAIKEAGYEAIIVNNNPETVSTDFSISDKLYFEPLTVEDVMHIIDLEKPEGVVVQFGGQTAINLAEELAARGVKILGTSLESLDAAEDRKKFEATLARLDVPQPLGKTVTSVEEAVVVASEIGYPVLVRPSYVLGGRAMEIVYKEEELLHYMKNAVKVHADHPVLIDRYLTGKEIEVDAISDGETVVIPGIMEHVERAGVHSGDSIAVYPPQTLSEEVKSTIIDYTTRIAKGLNIIGLLNIQFVLSKGEVYVLEVNPRSSRTVPFLSKITRIPMANVATKVILGTSLKDLGYESGLHPEEEGVYVKVPVFSFAKLRRVDITLGPEMKSTGEVMGQDSTYEKALYKGLIASGMSIKPYGSVLMTVSDKDKEEATELAKRFANIGYQVIATEGTAEVFEKENIRVKVVNKIHDQDHNLLDVIRTGEAQLVVNTLTKGKQPARDGFKIRREAVENGVPCLTSLDTAEAILRVLETISFHTVPMKEARPAREVTTV; encoded by the coding sequence ATGCCAAAACGTCAAGATATTCAAACTATTTTAGTAATCGGATCAGGTCCAATTGTCATTGGGCAAGCAGCAGAATTTGATTATGCGGGTGCACAAGCATGTATTGCATTAAAAGAAGAGGGATACAAAGTTATTCTTGTAAACTCTAATCCTGCAACGATTATGACAGATTCCGAAATGGCAGATAAAGTATATATCGAACCTCTAACGGTTGAATTTGTAAGTTCAATTATTCGCAAAGAGCGCCCGGATGCTTTACTTCCAACACTTGGAGGTCAAACGGGTCTAAACTTAGCTGTGGAGCTACACAACACAGGCATTTTAGAAGAATTTAATGTTGAAATTCTTGGTACAAAGCTGTCAGCTATCGAACAAGCAGAAGATCGTGAGCAGTTCCGCTCTCTAATGAACGAGTTAAACCAGCCCGTTCCAGCAAGCGAAATTATCCATACGCTTGACGAAGCATATTCATTTGTTGAAGAAGTAGATTATCCGGTTATTGTTCGCCCAGCATACACGTTAGGTGGAACAGGCGGCGGTATTTGCCACAACGAACAAGAACTCATTGAAATTGTTACAAGCGGTTTGAAGCACAGTCCGGTAACGCAATGTCTGTTAGAAAAAAGTATCGCTGGATTTAAGGAAATCGAATATGAAGTAATGCGTGATGCAAACGATAATGCGATTGTTGTATGTAATATGGAAAACTTTGATCCAGTAGGGATTCATACGGGTGATTCGATCGTTGTAGCACCGAGTCAAACGTTAAGCGATCGCGAATACCAGCTGTTACGAAATGCTTCACTAACAATTATTAGAGCATTAAAAATTGAAGGTGGATGTAACGTGCAGCTAGCGCTTGATCCAGAAAGCTTTCAATATTATGTCATTGAAGTAAATCCACGTGTAAGCCGTTCTTCAGCACTTGCATCGAAAGCAACGGGATACCCAATTGCAAAGCTAGCCGCTAAAATTGCTGTTGGATTAACTCTAGATGAAATGATGAATCCTGTTACAGGAAAAACGTATGCATGCTTTGAACCAGCGCTTGATTACATCGTATCAAAAATTCCACGCTGGCCGTTTGATAAATTTGAATCAGCTAATCGTAAGCTTGGAACACAAATGAAAGCAACAGGCGAAGTAATGGCAATTGGCCGTACGTTCGAAGAGTCACTTTTAAAAGCAGTTCGTTCACTAGAAGCAAATGTTCATCACTTAGAGCTTAAAGATGCGCATGAGTTTAGTGATGAAATCATCGAAAAAAGAATTCGTAAAGCAGGCGATGAGCGTTTATTCTATATCGCTGAAGCAATTCGCCGCGGTGTAACAATTGAACAGATTCACGATTGGAGCAAAATTGACTTATTCTTCTTAGTAAAGCTTGAACGAGTAATTCGATTTGAATCTGTGCTAAAAGAAGAGGTTCATAATATTGAAGTGTTACAGAAAGCAAAAGAAATGGGATTTGCGGATGATACCATTGCAAAGCTATGGAATCAATCAGAGCGTGAAGTATATGATTTCCGCAAGCAAAACGGCGTAACACCAGTTTATAAAACAGTTGATACATGCGCAGCAGAGTTTGAATCAAGCACACCTTACTTCTACGGAACGTTTGAAGAGGAAAATGAGTCAATCGTAACAGATCGCAAGAGCGTGATGGTGTTAGGCTCTGGTCCGATTCGTATCGGTCAAGGAATTGAGTTCGACTATGCAACGGTACATTCCGTATGGGCCATTAAAGAGGCTGGTTACGAAGCAATCATCGTTAACAATAATCCAGAAACGGTTTCAACTGACTTTAGTATCTCAGATAAATTGTACTTTGAGCCGCTTACAGTAGAAGATGTAATGCATATTATCGACTTAGAAAAACCAGAAGGTGTGGTTGTTCAGTTCGGTGGACAAACAGCTATCAATCTAGCAGAAGAGCTTGCAGCAAGAGGTGTAAAAATCTTAGGAACATCTCTAGAAAGCTTAGACGCAGCCGAAGATCGTAAAAAGTTTGAAGCAACGCTTGCTCGATTAGATGTACCACAACCTTTAGGCAAAACCGTAACTTCAGTTGAAGAAGCGGTCGTTGTTGCAAGTGAAATCGGCTATCCAGTTCTTGTTCGTCCTTCTTATGTACTCGGTGGACGTGCAATGGAAATTGTATACAAAGAAGAAGAGCTGCTACATTATATGAAAAATGCAGTAAAAGTACACGCAGATCATCCTGTTTTAATCGACCGTTACTTAACAGGGAAAGAGATTGAAGTAGATGCAATTTCTGATGGTGAAACAGTGGTTATTCCAGGAATTATGGAGCATGTAGAGCGCGCGGGTGTCCACTCAGGAGATTCAATTGCAGTATATCCTCCTCAAACACTGTCAGAGGAAGTAAAAAGCACAATTATCGACTATACAACAAGAATTGCGAAAGGCTTGAACATTATTGGACTGCTGAACATCCAGTTTGTTCTATCAAAAGGTGAGGTTTATGTACTAGAAGTAAACCCACGTTCAAGTCGTACGGTACCGTTCTTAAGTAAAATTACGCGCATTCCAATGGCTAACGTTGCAACAAAAGTCATTTTAGGAACAAGCCTAAAAGATCTCGGCTACGAGTCAGGCTTACACCCAGAAGAAGAAGGCGTATATGTAAAAGTACCGGTGTTCTCATTTGCAAAGCTACGCCGTGTTGATATTACGCTTGGACCAGAAATGAAGTCAACGGGTGAAGTAATGGGGCAAGACTCTACGTATGAGAAAGCTCTTTATAAAGGCTTAATCGCGTCAGGAATGTCAATCAAGCCATACGGCTCAGTACTGATGACCGTATCAGATAAAGACAAAGAGGAAGCAACAGAGCTTGCAAAACGATTTGCAAATATCGGTTATCAAGTTATTGCAACAGAAGGAACAGCTGAAGTGTTTGAGAAAGAAAATATCCGCGTGAAAGTTGTGAACAAAATTCACGACCAAGATCATAATCTATTGGATGTCATTCGAACAGGTGAAGCACAGCTTGTGGTTAATACGTTAACAAAAGGTAAGCAGCCAGCTCGTGATGGATTTAAAATTCGCCGTGAAGCGGTTGAAAATGGCGTACCTTGTTTAACATCACTAGATACAGCTGAAGCAATTCTACGCGTGCTTGAAACAATTAGTTTCCACACTGTACCGATGAAAGAAGCGCGTCCAGCTCGTGAGGTGACAACTGTATGA
- a CDS encoding aspartate carbamoyltransferase catalytic subunit, producing MKHLVTVSTLEVNEILQILSDAENYRINKKGWYPKEKMFVANLFFEASTRTRCSFEMAEQKLGLTTIPFEVTTSSVQKGETLYDTIETLAAIGVQSVVIRHPEDRYYEKLQEQVSIPILNAGDGCGQHPTQSLLDLLTIQQEFGSFKGLKIAIMGDLRHSRVARSNAELLTKLGATVYFAGPEEWRDESNPYGTYIDVDEAIQAVDVVMLLRIQFERHSKSNSTLEEEYHSRYGLTIEREKRMKDGSIILHPAPVNRGVEIADELVECQRSRIFKQMENGVYIRMAVLAQSLQSVERGMNNENNHQKCYMVN from the coding sequence ATGAAACATTTAGTGACAGTCTCAACGCTAGAAGTAAATGAAATTCTACAAATCTTAAGCGATGCTGAAAACTATCGAATAAATAAAAAAGGGTGGTACCCAAAAGAAAAGATGTTTGTGGCAAACCTGTTTTTTGAAGCGAGCACAAGAACGCGCTGCAGTTTTGAAATGGCTGAGCAAAAGTTAGGATTAACAACCATTCCTTTTGAAGTGACAACGTCAAGTGTCCAAAAAGGAGAAACTCTTTATGACACCATTGAGACGCTAGCAGCAATTGGAGTCCAATCAGTGGTCATTCGTCATCCAGAAGATCGTTATTATGAAAAACTTCAAGAACAAGTATCGATTCCAATTCTTAATGCAGGAGATGGCTGTGGTCAACACCCAACGCAGAGCCTATTGGACTTACTCACGATTCAACAAGAGTTTGGATCTTTTAAAGGCTTAAAAATCGCCATTATGGGTGATTTGAGGCACAGCCGCGTTGCCCGCTCAAATGCTGAACTGTTAACAAAGCTAGGCGCAACGGTTTATTTCGCTGGACCAGAAGAGTGGCGGGATGAATCAAATCCATATGGTACATATATAGACGTGGATGAGGCTATACAAGCTGTTGATGTGGTGATGCTACTGCGGATTCAGTTTGAACGACATTCAAAAAGTAACTCTACTCTAGAGGAAGAATATCATAGCCGCTACGGTCTTACGATTGAGAGAGAGAAAAGAATGAAAGATGGCAGCATTATTTTACACCCAGCCCCAGTCAACCGTGGTGTAGAAATTGCAGATGAACTAGTTGAGTGTCAACGCTCAAGAATTTTCAAACAAATGGAAAATGGAGTTTACATCCGAATGGCTGTTTTAGCACAATCATTACAATCAGTTGAAAGGGGAATGAACAATGAAAACAATCATCAAAAATGCTACATGGTTAACTGA
- a CDS encoding dihydroorotase encodes MKTIIKNATWLTEGKRERIELKIENGIITEIANEIPAADEKIIDANGHLVAPGFIDVHVHLREPGGEKKETIATGTLAAAKGGFTAIAAMPNTRPVPDTVEQMEWLNKRIEETAHVRVLPYASITTRQLGKDLTNFEGLKEAGAFAFTDDGVGVQSTGKMLEAMKKAAELDKAIVAHCEDNELINKGCVHDGKFAKEHGLNGIPSICEAVQIARDVLLAEEAGCHYHVCHVSTKESIRTIRDAKKAGIRVTAEVTPHHLLLSEDDITALDANFKMNPPLRGKEDQKALIEALLDGTLDFIATDHAPHTAEEKAEGMELAPFGIVGLETAFPLLYTNLVLKGVITLEQLISYLTNKPAETFKLPYGTLEVGKPADLTLIDLETERKIDPEEFVSKGKNTPFANWPCKGWPVMTLVEGKQVWEDVKVCNVN; translated from the coding sequence ATGAAAACAATCATCAAAAATGCTACATGGTTAACTGAGGGAAAGCGTGAAAGAATTGAATTAAAGATTGAAAATGGCATAATCACTGAAATTGCAAACGAGATTCCCGCAGCGGATGAAAAAATTATTGATGCAAACGGTCATTTAGTAGCACCAGGGTTTATCGATGTACATGTTCATTTAAGAGAACCGGGTGGGGAAAAGAAAGAAACGATTGCAACTGGAACATTAGCAGCTGCCAAAGGTGGATTTACAGCAATTGCAGCTATGCCAAATACGCGTCCAGTACCAGATACTGTTGAACAAATGGAATGGCTGAATAAACGAATTGAAGAAACGGCTCACGTACGTGTGCTACCTTATGCATCCATTACAACTCGTCAGCTTGGAAAAGATCTTACAAACTTTGAAGGACTAAAAGAAGCAGGAGCGTTTGCTTTTACAGATGATGGCGTAGGTGTTCAGTCAACAGGAAAGATGCTAGAAGCAATGAAAAAAGCTGCTGAGCTAGATAAAGCAATTGTTGCACACTGTGAAGATAATGAACTGATTAACAAAGGGTGTGTGCATGACGGAAAGTTTGCAAAAGAGCACGGGCTTAACGGAATTCCATCCATTTGTGAGGCTGTACAGATTGCAAGAGATGTTCTATTAGCGGAAGAAGCAGGTTGTCACTACCATGTATGTCATGTAAGTACAAAAGAGTCCATTCGTACAATTCGCGATGCGAAAAAAGCAGGTATTCGAGTAACTGCCGAAGTAACGCCGCATCATCTGCTATTAAGCGAAGATGATATTACGGCGCTTGATGCTAACTTCAAAATGAATCCACCGCTTCGCGGAAAAGAAGATCAAAAAGCGTTAATTGAAGCATTATTAGACGGGACGCTTGACTTTATTGCAACAGATCACGCGCCGCATACGGCTGAGGAAAAAGCGGAAGGAATGGAGCTTGCTCCGTTTGGAATTGTTGGGCTTGAAACAGCGTTCCCCCTTCTTTATACAAACTTAGTTTTAAAAGGAGTCATTACGTTAGAGCAGCTCATCTCGTACTTAACGAACAAGCCAGCAGAAACATTTAAGCTTCCATACGGAACGCTTGAAGTTGGAAAGCCAGCAGATTTGACGCTCATTGATTTAGAAACAGAAAGAAAGATTGACCCAGAAGAATTTGTATCAAAAGGTAAAAATACACCATTTGCAAACTGGCCTTGCAAGGGTTGGCCAGTCATGACATTAGTAGAAGGTAAACAAGTATGGGAGGATGTTAAAGTATGCAACGTCAACTAA
- a CDS encoding RluA family pseudouridine synthase — MSVVEIIIEEGQKSERIDKVLATANAEWSRSQVQQWIKDECAKVNGDTVKGNYKCKVGDVVTLEVPDLKEPDIVAEEMDLDIYYEDEDVLVVNKPRGMVVHPAPGHYTGTLVNGLMAHCKDLSGINGVTRPGIVHRIDKDTSGLLMVAKNDMAHESLVNQLVAKTVTRRYKAIVHGVIQHDHGTIDAPIGRDKQDRQSMTVTDDKSRDAVTHFTVLERFKDFSLVECKLETGRTHQIRVHMKYIGFPLAGDPKYGPKKTLPIEGQALHAGVLGFVHPRTNEYIEFEAPVPKVFEEMLELLEKRS, encoded by the coding sequence ATGAGCGTAGTTGAAATTATTATTGAAGAAGGACAAAAAAGTGAACGTATTGATAAGGTATTAGCAACTGCTAATGCAGAATGGTCACGTTCACAGGTTCAGCAGTGGATTAAAGATGAGTGTGCAAAAGTAAACGGCGATACGGTAAAAGGAAACTATAAATGTAAAGTTGGGGATGTTGTCACTTTAGAGGTCCCTGATTTAAAAGAACCAGATATTGTTGCTGAAGAAATGGATTTAGATATTTACTATGAAGATGAAGATGTGTTAGTCGTTAACAAGCCTAGAGGTATGGTTGTTCATCCAGCTCCAGGCCATTATACAGGAACCCTTGTAAACGGCTTAATGGCTCACTGCAAGGATTTATCCGGTATTAATGGAGTAACGAGACCAGGAATCGTACATCGTATTGATAAAGATACCTCTGGACTGCTAATGGTAGCAAAAAACGATATGGCTCATGAATCACTTGTAAATCAGCTTGTTGCTAAAACAGTAACGCGACGTTACAAGGCGATTGTACACGGCGTTATTCAACATGATCATGGTACAATTGATGCACCAATTGGCCGTGATAAGCAAGATCGTCAAAGCATGACCGTTACAGATGATAAATCTCGTGATGCCGTAACGCATTTTACAGTATTGGAACGTTTTAAAGATTTTTCTTTAGTGGAGTGTAAGCTTGAAACGGGAAGAACCCATCAAATTCGCGTTCATATGAAATACATTGGTTTTCCACTTGCAGGAGACCCAAAGTATGGACCGAAAAAGACGCTTCCTATTGAGGGACAAGCACTTCACGCTGGCGTTTTAGGCTTTGTACATCCTCGTACAAACGAGTATATCGAGTTTGAAGCACCTGTACCAAAAGTATTTGAAGAAATGCTGGAGCTACTTGAAAAAAGAAGTTGA